One window from the genome of Kryptolebias marmoratus isolate JLee-2015 linkage group LG1, ASM164957v2, whole genome shotgun sequence encodes:
- the si:dkey-98f17.3 gene encoding putative claudin-24: MLKMVFLTTKMMQRTALFVTFGSFVTSLVTAFLPLWKTMNSDLNEVENWFSGLWLTCLYTDERGIQCKAYDSVLGLPLDLQISRVLMLISIGTGAFALLAAFPGLEGVGMFVGQPGVKRGLLIFSGVLTWLSGLTTLAPVSVLAYTTVVEFWDEGFPDAMPRWEYGEAMFSGWFGGLGLVIGGTLFFVAVCMGDYDLRPPRALNSPQVKHRSKHYLKTEVL, from the coding sequence ATGCTAAAGATGGTTTTCCTCACAACGAAAATGATGCAAAGGACTGCACTCTTTGTGACGTTTGGGAGCTTCGTCACGTCGCTGGTCACCGCCTTTCTGCCCCTGTGGAAAACGATGAACTCCGACCTGAACGAGGTGGAGAACTGGTTCTCTGGGCTGTGGCTCACCTGCCTCTACACGGACGAGAGGGGAATTCAGTGCAAGGCCTACGACTCGGTCCTGGGACTGCCGCTGGATCTCCAGATCTCCAGGGTTCTCATGTTAATATCTATAGGCACTGGAGCTTTTGCTCTGTTGGCTGCCTTCCCGGGCCTGGAGGGGGTTGGGATGTTTGTGGGCCAGCCTGGTGTAAAGAGAGGTCTTCTTATATTCAGCGGGGTCCTGACGTGGCTCTCGGGGCTCACTACTCTGGCCCCTGTGTCTGTTTTGGCGTACACGACTGTGGTGGAGTTCTGGGATGAAGGTTTTCCTGACGCCATGCCTCGGTGGGAGTATGGAGAGGCAATGTTCTCAGGATGGTTTGGAGGATTGGGACTGGTCATCGGAGGGACCCTGTTCTTTGTGGCTGTGTGCATGGGGGACTACGACCTGAGACCACCTAGGGCCCTAAACAGCCCACAGGTGAAGCACAGGTCGAAGCACTACCTGAAGACGGAGGTTTTATAG
- the lztr1 gene encoding leucine-zipper-like transcriptional regulator 1 isoform X2: protein MTCKSTKVAPSVDFDHSCSDSVEYLTLNFGPFETVHRWRRLPPCDEFVGARRSKHTVVAYRDAIYVFGGDNGKNMLNDLLRFDVKDCSWCRAFTTGTPPAPRYHHSAVVYGSSMFVFGGYTGDIYSNSNLKNKNDLFEYKFATGQWTEWKVEGSLPVARSAHGATVYNDKLWIFAGYDGNARLNDMWTISLQDREHACWEEIDQSGEIPPSCCNFPVAVCRDKMFVFSGQSGAKITNNLFQFEFKGRMWTRIPTEHLLRGSPPPPQRRYGHTMVAFDRHLYVFGGAADNTLPNELHCYDVDSQTWEVIQPSLDSEMPSGRLFHAAAVIQDAMYIFGGTVDNNVRSGEMYRFQFSSYPKCTLHEDYGKLWENRQFCDVEFILGEREERVLGHIAIVTARCQWLRKKILQARDRQKQRTKRESSEESDEGAAGGPRDIPAGNRPSGTQPLLEVSIREAEAQPFEVLMQFLYTDKIQYPRRGHVQDVLLIMDVYKLALSFKLSRLEQLCVQYIEASVDLQNVLSVCENANKLQLDQLKEHCLNFVVKESHFNQVIMTKEFEHLSTPLIVEIVRRKQHPPPRVYSDQPVDIGTSLVQDMKAYLEGGGLEFCDIILLLDGHPRPAHKAILAARSSYFEAMFRSFMPEDGQVNISIGEMVPSKQAFESMLRYIYYGDVNMPPEDSLYLFAAPYYYGFSNNRLQAYCKQNLEMNVTVENVLQILEAADKTQALDMKKHCLHIIVHQFIKVSKLPNLRSLSQLLLLDIIESLATHISDKQCAEMGSDI from the exons ATGACTTGCAAATCAACTAAAGTGGCCCCGAGTGTTGATTTTGACCACAGCTGCTCTGATAGCGTGGAATATTTGACGCTTAATTTCGGCCCTTTTGAAACTGTTCATCGCTGGAGAAGACTCCCTCCCTGTGATGAATTTGTTGGTGCCAG GCGCAGCAAGCACACTGTTGTGGCCTACAGAGATGCCATATACGTGTTTGGAGGAGACAATGG gaagaacatgCTGAATGATTTGCTCCGTTTCGATGTGAAGGACTGCTCCTGGTGTCG AGCTTTCACTACTGGAACCCCACCTGCTCCAAGATATCACCACTCAGCTGTGGTCTACGGCAGCAGCATGTTTGTCTTTg GGGGCTACACTGGAGATATCTATTCAAAttcaaacctgaaaaacaaaaatgatctttttgAGTACAAGTTTGCGACGGGACAGTGGACTGAATGGAAAGTAGAGGGGAG CTTGCCGGTGGCCAGGTCTGCCCATGGAGCTACAGTCTACAACGACAAGCTGTGGATATTTGCTGGCTATGACGGGAATGCCAG GCTGAACGACATGTGGACCATCAGTCTGCAGGATCGAGAACATGCGTGCTGGGAAGAG ATTGATCAAAGTGGTGAGATTCCCCCATCTTGCTGCAACTTCCCTGTAGCTGTGTGCAGGGataagatgtttgtgttttctggtcAGAGTGGTGCCAAGATCACTAATAACCTCTTTCAGTTTGAGTTCAAAGGCCGCAT GTGGACCCGTATCCCAACAGAACATTTACTGCGGGGCTCCCCTCCACCTCCACAGAGACGTTACGGACACACTATGGTCGCCTTTGACCGCCACCTGTATGTATTTGGAGGCGCTGCTGACAACACTCTGCCCAATGAGCTGCACTGTTACGATGTTGACTCTCAGACCTGGGAGGTGATCCAGCCCAGCCTTGACAGTGAG ATGCCAAGTGGGAGGCTCTTCCACGCTGCAGCTGTGATTCAGGATGCTATGTACATCTTTGGAGGTACTGTGGACAACAATGTGCGCAGCGGGGAGATGTACAGATTCCAG TTCTCAAGCTACCCCAAATGTACCCTCCACGAGGATTATGGGAAACTGTGGGAGAACCGTCAGTTCTGTGATGTGGAGTTTATTCTAGGCGAG agggaggagagagtctTGGGACATATTGCCATAGTGACTGCAAGGTGTCAGTGGCTGCGGAAGAAAATCCTGCAGGCTCGGGATCGGCAGAAACAG AGGACCAAACGGGAGAGCAGTGAGGAAAGCGATGAGGGAGCAGCTGGAGGCCCGAGGGATATCCCAGCAGGCAATAGGCCGTCGGGCACGCAGCCTCTGCTGGAAGTATCCATCAGGGAAGCAGAAGCCCAGCCTTTTGAAGTCTTAATGCAGTTTCTCTACACCGACAAGATCCAGTACCCTCGCAGAG GTCATGTCCAGGATGTTCTTCTGATTATGGACGTGTACAAACTTGCACTGAGTTTTAAGCTTTCTCGGCTGGAGCAGCTTTGCGTTCAGTACATCGAGGCATCTGTGGATCTGCAGAATGTGCTCAGTGTTTGCGAAAACGCCAACAAGCTGCAACTGGACCAGCTCAAG gagCACTGTCTTAACTTTGTGGTGAAGGAATCACACTTTAACCAGGTGATCATGACTAAAGAATTTGAGCATCTTTCCACGCCACTGATAGTGGAAATAGTGCGGCGAAAGCAGCACCCTCCCCCCAGAGTGTATTCAGACCAGCCTGTGGATATTGGGACCTCCCTTGTCCAGGACATGAAAGCCTACCTGGAGGGGGGCGGTCTGGAGTTCTGTGACATTATTCTGCTATTAGACGGACACCCACGGCCCGCACATAAAGCAATACTGGCAGCCCGGTCCAG TTACTTTGAGGCGATGTTTCGCTCCTTCATGCCGGAGGACGGTCAGGTAAATATATCCATCGGTGAAATGGTCCCAAGCAAGCAGGCTTTTGAGTCCATGCTGCGTTATATCTACTATGGTGACGTCAACATGCCTCCAGAGGATTCTCT CTATCTGTTTGCTGCACCATATTATTATGGCTTCTCCAACAACAGGCTGCAGGCTTACTGTAAGCAGAATCTGGAGATGAACGTCACTGTGGAAAATGTCTTGCag ATCCTGGAGGCAGCGGACAAGACCCAGGCTCTGGACATGAAGAAGCACTGCCTCCACATTATCGTCCACCAGTTCATCAAG GTATCCAAGCTTCCCAACCTGCGGTCTCTCagccagctgctgttgttgGACATCATTGAGTCTCTAGCTACGCACATATCAGATAAACAGTGTGCTGAGATGGGCTCTGACATTTAG
- the lztr1 gene encoding leucine-zipper-like transcriptional regulator 1 isoform X1 — MTCKSTKVAPSVDFDHSCSDSVEYLTLNFGPFETVHRWRRLPPCDEFVGARRSKHTVVAYRDAIYVFGGDNGKNMLNDLLRFDVKDCSWCRAFTTGTPPAPRYHHSAVVYGSSMFVFGGYTGDIYSNSNLKNKNDLFEYKFATGQWTEWKVEGSLPVARSAHGATVYNDKLWIFAGYDGNARLNDMWTISLQDREHACWEEIDQSGEIPPSCCNFPVAVCRDKMFVFSGQSGAKITNNLFQFEFKGRMWTRIPTEHLLRGSPPPPQRRYGHTMVAFDRHLYVFGGAADNTLPNELHCYDVDSQTWEVIQPSLDSECFLGNADKDTATEEDFLPSFPLQMPSGRLFHAAAVIQDAMYIFGGTVDNNVRSGEMYRFQFSSYPKCTLHEDYGKLWENRQFCDVEFILGEREERVLGHIAIVTARCQWLRKKILQARDRQKQRTKRESSEESDEGAAGGPRDIPAGNRPSGTQPLLEVSIREAEAQPFEVLMQFLYTDKIQYPRRGHVQDVLLIMDVYKLALSFKLSRLEQLCVQYIEASVDLQNVLSVCENANKLQLDQLKEHCLNFVVKESHFNQVIMTKEFEHLSTPLIVEIVRRKQHPPPRVYSDQPVDIGTSLVQDMKAYLEGGGLEFCDIILLLDGHPRPAHKAILAARSSYFEAMFRSFMPEDGQVNISIGEMVPSKQAFESMLRYIYYGDVNMPPEDSLYLFAAPYYYGFSNNRLQAYCKQNLEMNVTVENVLQILEAADKTQALDMKKHCLHIIVHQFIKVSKLPNLRSLSQLLLLDIIESLATHISDKQCAEMGSDI; from the exons ATGACTTGCAAATCAACTAAAGTGGCCCCGAGTGTTGATTTTGACCACAGCTGCTCTGATAGCGTGGAATATTTGACGCTTAATTTCGGCCCTTTTGAAACTGTTCATCGCTGGAGAAGACTCCCTCCCTGTGATGAATTTGTTGGTGCCAG GCGCAGCAAGCACACTGTTGTGGCCTACAGAGATGCCATATACGTGTTTGGAGGAGACAATGG gaagaacatgCTGAATGATTTGCTCCGTTTCGATGTGAAGGACTGCTCCTGGTGTCG AGCTTTCACTACTGGAACCCCACCTGCTCCAAGATATCACCACTCAGCTGTGGTCTACGGCAGCAGCATGTTTGTCTTTg GGGGCTACACTGGAGATATCTATTCAAAttcaaacctgaaaaacaaaaatgatctttttgAGTACAAGTTTGCGACGGGACAGTGGACTGAATGGAAAGTAGAGGGGAG CTTGCCGGTGGCCAGGTCTGCCCATGGAGCTACAGTCTACAACGACAAGCTGTGGATATTTGCTGGCTATGACGGGAATGCCAG GCTGAACGACATGTGGACCATCAGTCTGCAGGATCGAGAACATGCGTGCTGGGAAGAG ATTGATCAAAGTGGTGAGATTCCCCCATCTTGCTGCAACTTCCCTGTAGCTGTGTGCAGGGataagatgtttgtgttttctggtcAGAGTGGTGCCAAGATCACTAATAACCTCTTTCAGTTTGAGTTCAAAGGCCGCAT GTGGACCCGTATCCCAACAGAACATTTACTGCGGGGCTCCCCTCCACCTCCACAGAGACGTTACGGACACACTATGGTCGCCTTTGACCGCCACCTGTATGTATTTGGAGGCGCTGCTGACAACACTCTGCCCAATGAGCTGCACTGTTACGATGTTGACTCTCAGACCTGGGAGGTGATCCAGCCCAGCCTTGACAGTGAG TGCTTTTTAGGAAATGCTGATAAAGACACCGCAACAGAAGAAGATTTTCTTCCATCTTTCCCCCTTCAGATGCCAAGTGGGAGGCTCTTCCACGCTGCAGCTGTGATTCAGGATGCTATGTACATCTTTGGAGGTACTGTGGACAACAATGTGCGCAGCGGGGAGATGTACAGATTCCAG TTCTCAAGCTACCCCAAATGTACCCTCCACGAGGATTATGGGAAACTGTGGGAGAACCGTCAGTTCTGTGATGTGGAGTTTATTCTAGGCGAG agggaggagagagtctTGGGACATATTGCCATAGTGACTGCAAGGTGTCAGTGGCTGCGGAAGAAAATCCTGCAGGCTCGGGATCGGCAGAAACAG AGGACCAAACGGGAGAGCAGTGAGGAAAGCGATGAGGGAGCAGCTGGAGGCCCGAGGGATATCCCAGCAGGCAATAGGCCGTCGGGCACGCAGCCTCTGCTGGAAGTATCCATCAGGGAAGCAGAAGCCCAGCCTTTTGAAGTCTTAATGCAGTTTCTCTACACCGACAAGATCCAGTACCCTCGCAGAG GTCATGTCCAGGATGTTCTTCTGATTATGGACGTGTACAAACTTGCACTGAGTTTTAAGCTTTCTCGGCTGGAGCAGCTTTGCGTTCAGTACATCGAGGCATCTGTGGATCTGCAGAATGTGCTCAGTGTTTGCGAAAACGCCAACAAGCTGCAACTGGACCAGCTCAAG gagCACTGTCTTAACTTTGTGGTGAAGGAATCACACTTTAACCAGGTGATCATGACTAAAGAATTTGAGCATCTTTCCACGCCACTGATAGTGGAAATAGTGCGGCGAAAGCAGCACCCTCCCCCCAGAGTGTATTCAGACCAGCCTGTGGATATTGGGACCTCCCTTGTCCAGGACATGAAAGCCTACCTGGAGGGGGGCGGTCTGGAGTTCTGTGACATTATTCTGCTATTAGACGGACACCCACGGCCCGCACATAAAGCAATACTGGCAGCCCGGTCCAG TTACTTTGAGGCGATGTTTCGCTCCTTCATGCCGGAGGACGGTCAGGTAAATATATCCATCGGTGAAATGGTCCCAAGCAAGCAGGCTTTTGAGTCCATGCTGCGTTATATCTACTATGGTGACGTCAACATGCCTCCAGAGGATTCTCT CTATCTGTTTGCTGCACCATATTATTATGGCTTCTCCAACAACAGGCTGCAGGCTTACTGTAAGCAGAATCTGGAGATGAACGTCACTGTGGAAAATGTCTTGCag ATCCTGGAGGCAGCGGACAAGACCCAGGCTCTGGACATGAAGAAGCACTGCCTCCACATTATCGTCCACCAGTTCATCAAG GTATCCAAGCTTCCCAACCTGCGGTCTCTCagccagctgctgttgttgGACATCATTGAGTCTCTAGCTACGCACATATCAGATAAACAGTGTGCTGAGATGGGCTCTGACATTTAG